One Formosa agariphila KMM 3901 genomic window, ACGTTTGTACTGTTGCACCTACAGGAGCTTGTACTACAGTATACCCATCATTTTCGGCTACATAATACACACCATTGTCATAGTGGTATTTTTGGTTTTCTACACTAACAATAATAGCTGTAGTCGCTAAAGTAGTAATGAAGTATCCCCATGGGTGCCACATTGGTCCCCAGTAAAACGGACGGTATGGGTGGTAGTAGTATGGTCTGTGACAATAGTATCCACGACCTCCGTAACGGTAAGGCGGACGGTTGTAACGCACAGGGCTATGTCTAACAGCTGTATTTCTTCTGTTAACGGTATTGTGTCTGCTGTTGTTTACATTAATATTTACATTATTGTTTTTAACATTAACCTTGTTTCCAGATTTGTTTTTAATATTAGATGTTTTTTTGTTTCCAATATTAGACGTTTTCTTATTCCCTATATTAGTATTCTTAGATTTAATCCCTGAATTTGTCGTTTTCGAAGGTAATTTCGATTTCGTAGCAGTTGATTTTTTAGGAAGATTACGTGAAGACGATTTATTAAATCCACCATTAATACTAGAGTTAGAACGAGAACGTGAAGCAGACGTGCTAGGTTTGCTTATTGATCTTGAAGGCGTAGAACGATGAGCTGTTGCCCCACCTCTAGAAGCGCCACCGCCACCACCGCGGTTAAAACGTTGTGCTTGTAAATCTATAGGATTTAAGAATGCCAATAAAAGCACCACTAAACCTATTTTTATATGAGTTTGTATATTTTGAATTTTCATGAGATATGTTTTTAATTTTTTAGTTAGTTTTAAGATTGAGCAATTAAAACGCTAATTAATCGTGCACTTGCTGGAGGTGTAAATTGGAAAATATCTGAATGTAATTCAGGGTTAAGTTGCCAATCGCTAAAAGTTCCTTTAAACTTTAAATTGTCCTTCTTTTTGTAAGTAATTTCAAATTGCTTTGGTAGTGTATGCGCTTCAGCAGAAATCCAGATTGTTACACTCACATTCTCGTTTTCAATTTTTACTAAGTTACATTCTTCGCCACCTAATAAATCTAAACCTACGTATGTAATAGAATTAAAGTTTTCTATGATATCGTCTGTAAAAGTTGGATAGAAAAAATCAGCTGCAGGGAAATCCATAGAGAAATTATCATGCATAAAATCAATCATATCAATAATGTTAGCTGGAGCATCTACTGTAATATAATTGTTTTCTTTAAAAGAATAATAGGTAATAACTTCACCATTGTAGTAATACGCACTGTGCTTATCCTTACTGTGTTGTTTTACTACCATTTTATCTGGACCAACCATTTTAACATCACACTCGTTGTATTCAGTTTCAATTTTTTTGTCGGCATTTAAAACTTCGTTGGTAGTGCTTAAGTGAAATGATACTGAACTTAAGTCTCCAATAGCTTCTCCCATTTGATCAAAAAGCAGTATTGCATCAAGATCAATTTGCTTTTCCTTATTTTGCGCCATCATGGCATACGGCAAAATACTAAGAACAAATATTGTAATGTATTTTTTCATTGTTTTCATTTTTATAATTTATAGTTTGGTTTTAATATTTTCTAAATGTTATTAAGTTTATATTTAGATATAAAAATTCTAAATTTAAATTTATATTAATAGCTATTGCTGCAGTAATTTTAGTAGGTTCTTAAGTTGAAATTTGTAAATACTCGTGAAAGAAATAAAGCTAAAAAAGATGCTTTTTAAATTCGTAAGTTGTTTAATTTGCATTTCAAAAGATTTAATTGGGGTAAATATAATTTAAAATTTTAGTTTCTTTAAGTAATCTAAAAATTTTGGTTGAATTGTTTTAAAGTTAATATAAAATGCGCAATTAGATTTAAAAGATTCAAAATTAATTAAATCCTATGCCGTATTACTTCCAGTTTTTATACTTTTAGATAATAAATAGCAAATTAGGTTCTCTTATACAAAGTTTTAGAAAATGAAAACAAATGCGTTATAGGTCAACAATTCACTTAAATTTCTGTAAGGTGTTATCTTCTACTTTGTACAACTGTATACTGAGTTTAGTAGTATACATATTTTTAGTATCTCCATCTTATGCTCAAGATAATGGGGGGCTTCCTGTAGAGGATAATGAATTTACACAACAACTTTGGTTCGATTTTAATCCCTCTTGGACTGTAGGAGACGGACAGAAATTTACGGGGAATTTTGGTTATAGAACTATTATGCCTAAAAGTTGGCACCGTATTATTTTTAAAGCTGCTTTAGAAAAGGATTTTGAGAAACTTATTTTTAAAAGATTTAATCACTCCGAAAAATTATTGTTTGGAACTGGTTTTTTTATTTTAACAACAAAAGAAAGTGACGAATATGGTTCTTTTGAAATTAGACCATTTCAGGGCTACGAATTAGGAATTAATTTAAGTCCAAGAATTGTCTTTAAACAATTATTTCGTTTAGAAGAACGCTTCGTGTTTTCGGATGCGCCAGAAAATGAAGTCTTTGGTCTGCGATTTAGATATCAAGCGCAGGTGATTTTTAACTTGGCAGGTGTATTGTTTGGAGAAGGTGAGGGGTTTTACATTCCAATAGCTATAGAAGGATTCTATAATTTAGTAAGTGCCTCTCAATTTAACGATGTTATTCGTGTTACTCCAGGTTTAGGATATCAATTTAATCCCGATTTTAAAATAGATGGTAGTGCAGCATACCACTACACGCAACAAGGAAATGACGATGGTTTAGTAAGAACTAACGATATTGTATTCCGTTTTAGAATTATTAAAACATTTTAGATTAAGTTCTTAATAATCTATGTGTTTAATATGTTATTCATCAGTTTAATACACTGTGTAATTTTGTTTCAATAGTTTTTAATAAGGGAATAAATTCGTCGGGTTTATTCAAAAAATGAATGTTTTCTGATATCGATTTTAAATCTTCAGGATGTTCAATATAACCAGAAACAATTATTGGAATGTCTAACTCGTCTGTTAGCCCTTTAAGTCTAGATTCTACAGATTTTTTAGAATGTGTTGTAAACATCGTCACTAAAACATTTGGATTTGTAATGTCTACCACCATTTTAATATTCTCGTTTGGCACATTTTGACCTAGATAATAGACTCGCCAACCTATGTTCTGAGCAATGTAAGAAGCGAGTAATAATCCTATTTCATGATTTTCATTCTCTGGTAAGAACAATATGGCTTTAGCAGCGTTTGGCAACGGTTTTGGTAATAATTCTATTGCCGAAAATATTTTTTGTCTAATTAAGTTCGAGATAAAATGCTCTTGTGCGGGCATCACTTTGTTAGCACCCCAAAGCACACCAACTTGAGCTAGAAAAGGGTAAATAAGCCCTGTAATGGTAGAGGTTAAGCCCGTTCTAAGAATTTCAGCACTTATAGTGGCATCAAACTCATCTTCGTTTAAATTAATCATGCTTAGTATTAAAGCGCTTACTTCATCTTCCGAAGAACCAATTAAAACAATCTTAGACACCGCTTCGTGAATCTCTTCTTCAGACATCTTATCAATCTTAGAAATTCTAAAACCATTACGTGTTAGAATGCTAATATTCAGCAATTTCTTTAATTGCTCGTCTGTATAATATCTAATATTTGTGTCCGTACGTAATGGGACTAAAAAATTATAACGGCTTTCCCATTTTCTTAAAGTATGCGATTTAATGCCTGTTAAAGACACGATTTGCGCCATGGTATAATTGCTCATGTCTAAGTGTTTGTTGGGCAAAGTTAAACAATAATTATATAAAATAAAGCTTTTGCCAAAATTCATTTGTCTAATTATAATAAAATTAAGTTGGACAAATGGAAAATAATATATATGTTTGTAAAACAATAACTATAAAAAACATAGACATGAAAACAAATTTTAAATACCTAGTAGCATTTTTTAGTTTATTCTTGGTTTTTACTTCTTGCGATAGTGACGACGATGGAGATACTATTATCACGGAAGACCGTAATATTGTAGAAATTGCACAAGACACACCAGAACTTAGTAATTTAGTAGCTGCCCTAATTTTAGCAGATACTGGAACAGACAGTAATTTAGTAGGGACTTTAAGTGGTGATGGGCCATTTACTGTATTCGCACCAACCAATCAAGCATTTGTAGATCTGCTAGGACAATTAGACGGATTTAATAGTTTATCAGATTTCGATTCAGCAGAAGGGAAAGCCATGTTAACTACTATATTACAATACCACGTAGTTGCAGGCGCTGCAGTAACCTCAGGTCAGCTTACAGACAATCAAGAAGTAGCTACAGTACAAGGGGAAAATGTAATGATTGATTTATCTAATGGTGTACGTGTTGAAGATGCTACAGAAAATCCTGCAACAGTAACTACTGCAGATATTGATGCCTCAAATGGAGTGATTCATATTATAGACAAAATCTTATTACCTCAAGAAATTTTAGACATGCTAAACGAGCAAACTCTAGTAGAAATTGTTGTTGGTAACGATGATTTATCAATTTTAGAAGCGGCAGTTATTAAAACAGATTTAGTAGACACTTTAAATAGTGAAGGTCCATTTACTGTATTTGCTCCAACTAACGATGCGTTTGTTGCTTTATTAGATGCCTTGGGTGAAGACTATAATAGTTTAGACGATTTTGATACTGCAGATGAAATTGCATTGTTAAAAAACATTTTACTATATCACGTAATTCCAGCAGAAGTATATGCTTCAGATTTATCTGAATCTTCAGTAGAAACAGCATTTGCAGGTAACACTATTAGCATCGTAGATTCAGGAAGTGCTTTTGTTATTCAGGACGCAACAGGCGAAAACTCAAATATTATTGCCGCAGATGTTGCAGCTAGTAATGGTGTTGCTCACGTAATAGATCGTGTGCTTTTACCAAATTAAGTGCATAATATTTAATATATTACATTGAAAATTAATAGGTTGGTTAGATAGTGAAAATTCGGCAACGGTAGTTTTACTGTTGTCGAATTTTAATAAATCGTTCTTAAAAGACACATGGAAAATAAAAATATAATAATAATGGGATCTGGTTTTTCGTCTTTAGCGGCGAGTTGCTATTTAGCGCAATCGGGTTTCGATGTAACCATCCTCGAAAAAAACGATACCATTGGTGGTCGTGCAAGACAGTTTAAAAAAGATGGTTTTGTTTTCGATATTGGTCCAACATTTTATTGGATGCCCGACGTTTTCGAGTCTTTTTTTAATGATTTTAAGACAGCTACAACCGACTTTTATGCGTTGAAAAAATTAAATCCAGCGTACAAGATTTATTTTAATAAAAAGGATTCTATAGCGATTGAAGACGATTTAGAGAAAATTAAATCGACCTTCGAAACTATAGAACCTAATAGCGGTAAAGCACTTCAGAAATTTATTGATAAGTCTGAAGATAATTACAATATCGCGATTAAGGACTTGGTATATCAGCCTGGAGAACATCTTTTCGAAATTGTAAACTGGGATACCATTACTAAATCTGGAGCGTTTTTAAAAACGATTAAAAAGCAAGTGGCGAGTTATGTTAAAAATGAATCGCTTCAAAAAATATTAGAATTTCCAGTGCTGTTTCTTGGTGCAAAACCGAGTAATACACCTTCTTTTTACAACTTTATGAATTACGCCGATTTTAAATTGGGAACCTGGCATCCCATGGGCGGTATGTACGAAGTGGTAAAAGGGATTGAGAAATTAGCATTGAGTTTGGGTGTGAAATTTAAAACGAATAGCAGTGTCACAGCTATTAATGTTGAAAATAAACGCGTACAAAGTGTATCGACCGCAGCAGAAGAATATCCTTGCGATGTGTTGTTAAGCGGAGCCGATTATCATCATACAGAAACACTATTGCCAGAAGCCTACAAACAGTATTCCGAATCGTATTGGGATAAAAAAACATTTGCACCCTCTGCCTTATTGTTTTTTGTTGGTTTCGATAAAAAATTAGATGATGTTACACATCATACCTTGTTTTTCGATACAGATTTCGTAACCCACGCAGAAACAATTTACGATACTAAAACATGGCCAGAAAAACCATTGTTTTATGCGAGTTTTCCAAGTAAAACAGATGCTACCGCAGCTCCAGAAGGTCAAGAGGCTGGAATTTTTTTAATGCCTATAGCACCAGACTTAGAAGATACACCCGAAATAAGAGAAAAGTATTTCGAAAAACTGATGTCTAGGTTAGAGCACACTGTAGGTATAGATGTAAAATCGCATATTTTATTTAAAGAATCGTATTGTGTAAACGACTTTAAAGACGATTATAATTCTTTTAAAGGCAATGCATATGGATTGGCAAATACACTGTTGCAAACCCATGTGCTGCGACCAAAATTAAAAAGTAAAAAAGTAGATAATTTATATTTCTGCGGACAATTAACTGTGCCTGGGCCGGGTGTTCCACCATCATTAATTTCGGGTAAAATTGTAAGCGAATTAATTTTAAAATATTCCTAAGCATGAAGGCACTTTTCGACACATCTAGTTTAAAATGTAGTAAGATAATTACTAAAGAATACAGCACCTCATTTTCGTGGGGAATTCAATTGTTTGCACCATCTATTCGTCCGCATATTTACGCTATCTACGGATTTGTGCGTTATGCCGATGAAATTGTAGATTCTTTTGAAGGGTATAATCAGGAAGAATTATTTCATGAATTTGTAGCCGATTATCATAAAGCTTTAGAACGTAAAATTAGTTTAAATCCTATAATCAACGCTTTTCAAGAGGTTGTAAGAAATTATGATTTACAAGAATATGTAGTCGATTTTCTAAAGCGTATGGAGTGTGACCTTAAGGTAACCGAATACGATACAGACGAAGCTTACAAAAATTATATATATGGCTCTGCAGATGTGGTGGGATTAATGTGTTTACGTGTGTTTGTGAATAACGACGAGGCTCAGTTTAATGCCTTAAAAGATTCGGCAAAATATTTAGGTTCTGCTTTCCAAAAAGTCAATTTCTTAAGAGATATAAAAGACGATACAGAAATTTTGGGACGGTCTTATTTTCCGAATGTAAATAAAAACGGATTGACAAATATGGCTAAGGCCGATATTATAAAAGATATTGAATCCGATTTTAATGAAGCATATAAAGGTATTGTGCAATTACCAATGGAAAGTAGACTTGGCGTGTATTTAGCCTATAAATATTATTTAAAATTGCTTCATAAATTAGAGCGATTAGATTCTAAACGTTTATTATATGAACGAATTCGTATCTCAAATCCACTAAAATTGGTTATTTTAACCAAAGCATATATAAGATATAAACTCAATGTTATTTAAAACTCTAATTATCCTAACTTTCTTCACTATGAATACTATGAATCCTCAATATGACTGTAGTGTTATGCCTGAAGTTCGAGCAGATTTTCACGCCATTCTTTCAGAAGAGGCCTTGGAACAGTTCATTGCAGATATGGATAATATAGCGTGTGACTTAAAGACTCCTTATCTGGCGTCGGCCACAATGTGGCAAGCTGAATATACCAGTTGGCCGTTTAGAAAATTGAATTATTTTAGAGCAGGAAAACAAATTTTAGAAGATTTTATTGCTAGTAATCCTAATAATATTGAAGCACGTTATGTGCGGTTGTTGTGCCAACTTAATGCACCGGGATTTTTAAATTACAATAATATTGAAGAAGACCGGGCATTTATAAATGCAAATATTAGTACAGCTAATTTAAGCGAGGATTACAAGAAAATCATGTTGTTTAATATTAAAAAACATACAGATAACTAATGATGCAAATTGTATTATATATTGTTGTTACCTTGGCTACATTTTTAATTATGGAAGGCATTACGTGGCTAACGCATAAATATGTGATGCATGGTTTTTTATGGTATTTACATGCCGACCATCATCAGCCAAAATATCCGCATGTGTTTGAAAAAAATGATATTTTCTTTGTCATTTTTGCCATTCCTAGTATCGCTTTAATGTATTTTGGAATTCATCCAGAACTAAATTTCTTATTCTTTATTGGTTTAGGAATCATGTTTTATGGTATGGCTTATTTTTTAGTACATGATGTGTTAATTCATCAGCGTTTTAAATGGTTTAGTAAGACTAAAAATAAATATTTAATAGGGTTAAGGAAAGCTCATAAAGTACATCATAAACATTTAGGAAAGGAAGAAGGAGAGTGTTTTGGGATGTTAAATGTGCCTAAAAAATATCACGAGCAATATAAAAAATAGATGAAGCCATTTACGTATTTACTAATCAATTTGGCTTGTATATCTATTCCGCTTGTTGCGAGTTTTTATCCGAAGCATGCGTTTTATAAACATTGGGGTGCTTTCTTTAAAGCGAATGCCATTATAGCCATTTTCTTTATTATTTGGGACTATGCGTTTACTAAAATGGGCGTTTGGGGATTTAATCCAGAGTATTTAACGGGTGTTTTTTTTGGTGAATTGCCTCTAGAAGAAATTTTGTTTTTCGTCTGTATCCCATTTTGTTGCGTCTTTTCTTATTTTGCATTTACGTATTTGGTGAAAACGAATCCTTTTAAAAGTAACCAACACCACATAACTACAGTTTTAATTGTACTGACTTCGTTTATAGCACTACAATATTATAATCATTGGTATACCGCTACAGCTTGTGGTTTAACCGCTATATATTTAATATATTTAAAATGGAAGCAAGTAGACCTAAGTTATCATTACTTAACGTTCTTATTTATACTTCCGTTCTTTTTTGCAAGCAATGGTATTCTTACCGGTTCGTTTTTAGAAGCTCCAATAGTTTGGTATAATGATGCTGAAAATATGGGAATTCGATTATTTACAATTCCTGTAGAAGATAGTATTTATGGATTACTTCTCATATTTTTAAATATTGAAGGTTTCCGTTATTTTGAATCTAAAGCCGTTTAATTTTTAATTCCTTCCTTATAAATATCTAAAGCACGTAATCGTGCTTCTTTATGAACGACTATCGGTTCTGGGTAAGTATCGGTGCCATATTCTGGAATCCAAGTTTTTACATACTCTAAATTTTTATCGAATTTTTCCAATTGTGTAATCGGATTGAAAATTCTAAAATAAGGTGCCGCGTCGCAACCTGTACCTGCAGACCATTGCCAGTTTCCGTTGTTAGAGGCTAATTCGTAATCTAATAAATGTTTCGCGAAATAGGCTTCACCCCATGTCCAATGAATTAATAAATGTTTACATAAAAACGCTGCTGTGACCATGCGTACACGATTATGCATATATCCGGTTTTGTTTAATTGTCGCATACCTGCATCAACCATTGGATAGCCAGTTTTTCCTTCGCACCACAATTTAAATTCAGCCTCATTGTTTCGCCAAGAAATATCATCGTATTTACTTCTAAAATTGTTGTGTACTACATGAGGAAAATGAAACAAGATTTGCATAAAGAATTCCCTCCAAATCAATTCACTTAAAAATGTACTGTGTTCCGGTTTTAATTCCGAAATAATCTCACGAATACTCACAGTTCCAAAACGTAAATGCGGTCCTAGATAACTTCCAATATCTTTATTCGGGAAATCGCGAAACTTAGCATATTCACCAACGTGTTCTAGTTGAAACTCCTTAACAGTTTTTGAAGAAGGTTTAAATCCGATAGCTTCTAAACTGGGAAAATCAAATTCATATTGATGCAAATTTTTAAAATTCAAATCTGTTTTTAACGACACCCCTTTAAAATGTTCTAGCCATTTGTTTTTGTATGGCGTGTAAACCGTATACGGATTTCCATCTTGTTTTAAAATTTCGTGAGGTTCAAAAATAACTTGGTCTTTAAACTTATGAAATGTAATGTTGTTAGCATGTAATAAACCTTCAACTTCGGCATCTCGCGTTCTTGCATAAGGCTCGTAGTCGGTGTTGGTAAATACAGCTTCAATAATGTAATCTTTTAGGAGTTGCTTCCAAATTTTTAACGGATTTCCTTTTAAGCATAAGACCGACGATTTGTGCTTTTTTAATTCAGAATTAATACGTTCTAAAGACTTATAAATAAACTGAACCCGAGCATCATCAGGTTCTAATTCATTTAAGATGTTATCATCAAAAATAAAAATAGGAAGCACATTTGTATTGCTTTTTAAAGCTTCAAAAAGTGCGGTATTATCTGTAAATCTTAAATCGCGTCTAAAC contains:
- a CDS encoding DUF6515 family protein, producing MKIQNIQTHIKIGLVVLLLAFLNPIDLQAQRFNRGGGGGASRGGATAHRSTPSRSISKPSTSASRSRSNSSINGGFNKSSSRNLPKKSTATKSKLPSKTTNSGIKSKNTNIGNKKTSNIGNKKTSNIKNKSGNKVNVKNNNVNINVNNSRHNTVNRRNTAVRHSPVRYNRPPYRYGGRGYYCHRPYYYHPYRPFYWGPMWHPWGYFITTLATTAIIVSVENQKYHYDNGVYYVAENDGYTVVQAPVGATVQTLPKEAETVEVNETTNNYYYGGAYYEKSDEGYTVVPATAGTIVPSLPEGGEETKIGDQTYVQFGDTYYQPVQVDGKDMYEIVEVKDEE
- a CDS encoding DUF2092 domain-containing protein, with amino-acid sequence MKKYITIFVLSILPYAMMAQNKEKQIDLDAILLFDQMGEAIGDLSSVSFHLSTTNEVLNADKKIETEYNECDVKMVGPDKMVVKQHSKDKHSAYYYNGEVITYYSFKENNYITVDAPANIIDMIDFMHDNFSMDFPAADFFYPTFTDDIIENFNSITYVGLDLLGGEECNLVKIENENVSVTIWISAEAHTLPKQFEITYKKKDNLKFKGTFSDWQLNPELHSDIFQFTPPASARLISVLIAQS
- a CDS encoding DUF2490 domain-containing protein, translating into MLSSTLYNCILSLVVYIFLVSPSYAQDNGGLPVEDNEFTQQLWFDFNPSWTVGDGQKFTGNFGYRTIMPKSWHRIIFKAALEKDFEKLIFKRFNHSEKLLFGTGFFILTTKESDEYGSFEIRPFQGYELGINLSPRIVFKQLFRLEERFVFSDAPENEVFGLRFRYQAQVIFNLAGVLFGEGEGFYIPIAIEGFYNLVSASQFNDVIRVTPGLGYQFNPDFKIDGSAAYHYTQQGNDDGLVRTNDIVFRFRIIKTF
- a CDS encoding MerR family transcriptional regulator — translated: MSNYTMAQIVSLTGIKSHTLRKWESRYNFLVPLRTDTNIRYYTDEQLKKLLNISILTRNGFRISKIDKMSEEEIHEAVSKIVLIGSSEDEVSALILSMINLNEDEFDATISAEILRTGLTSTITGLIYPFLAQVGVLWGANKVMPAQEHFISNLIRQKIFSAIELLPKPLPNAAKAILFLPENENHEIGLLLASYIAQNIGWRVYYLGQNVPNENIKMVVDITNPNVLVTMFTTHSKKSVESRLKGLTDELDIPIIVSGYIEHPEDLKSISENIHFLNKPDEFIPLLKTIETKLHSVLN
- a CDS encoding fasciclin domain-containing protein, with amino-acid sequence MKTNFKYLVAFFSLFLVFTSCDSDDDGDTIITEDRNIVEIAQDTPELSNLVAALILADTGTDSNLVGTLSGDGPFTVFAPTNQAFVDLLGQLDGFNSLSDFDSAEGKAMLTTILQYHVVAGAAVTSGQLTDNQEVATVQGENVMIDLSNGVRVEDATENPATVTTADIDASNGVIHIIDKILLPQEILDMLNEQTLVEIVVGNDDLSILEAAVIKTDLVDTLNSEGPFTVFAPTNDAFVALLDALGEDYNSLDDFDTADEIALLKNILLYHVIPAEVYASDLSESSVETAFAGNTISIVDSGSAFVIQDATGENSNIIAADVAASNGVAHVIDRVLLPN
- a CDS encoding phytoene desaturase family protein — protein: MENKNIIIMGSGFSSLAASCYLAQSGFDVTILEKNDTIGGRARQFKKDGFVFDIGPTFYWMPDVFESFFNDFKTATTDFYALKKLNPAYKIYFNKKDSIAIEDDLEKIKSTFETIEPNSGKALQKFIDKSEDNYNIAIKDLVYQPGEHLFEIVNWDTITKSGAFLKTIKKQVASYVKNESLQKILEFPVLFLGAKPSNTPSFYNFMNYADFKLGTWHPMGGMYEVVKGIEKLALSLGVKFKTNSSVTAINVENKRVQSVSTAAEEYPCDVLLSGADYHHTETLLPEAYKQYSESYWDKKTFAPSALLFFVGFDKKLDDVTHHTLFFDTDFVTHAETIYDTKTWPEKPLFYASFPSKTDATAAPEGQEAGIFLMPIAPDLEDTPEIREKYFEKLMSRLEHTVGIDVKSHILFKESYCVNDFKDDYNSFKGNAYGLANTLLQTHVLRPKLKSKKVDNLYFCGQLTVPGPGVPPSLISGKIVSELILKYS
- a CDS encoding phytoene/squalene synthase family protein, which produces MKALFDTSSLKCSKIITKEYSTSFSWGIQLFAPSIRPHIYAIYGFVRYADEIVDSFEGYNQEELFHEFVADYHKALERKISLNPIINAFQEVVRNYDLQEYVVDFLKRMECDLKVTEYDTDEAYKNYIYGSADVVGLMCLRVFVNNDEAQFNALKDSAKYLGSAFQKVNFLRDIKDDTEILGRSYFPNVNKNGLTNMAKADIIKDIESDFNEAYKGIVQLPMESRLGVYLAYKYYLKLLHKLERLDSKRLLYERIRISNPLKLVILTKAYIRYKLNVI
- a CDS encoding sterol desaturase family protein gives rise to the protein MQIVLYIVVTLATFLIMEGITWLTHKYVMHGFLWYLHADHHQPKYPHVFEKNDIFFVIFAIPSIALMYFGIHPELNFLFFIGLGIMFYGMAYFLVHDVLIHQRFKWFSKTKNKYLIGLRKAHKVHHKHLGKEEGECFGMLNVPKKYHEQYKK
- a CDS encoding lycopene cyclase domain-containing protein is translated as MKPFTYLLINLACISIPLVASFYPKHAFYKHWGAFFKANAIIAIFFIIWDYAFTKMGVWGFNPEYLTGVFFGELPLEEILFFVCIPFCCVFSYFAFTYLVKTNPFKSNQHHITTVLIVLTSFIALQYYNHWYTATACGLTAIYLIYLKWKQVDLSYHYLTFLFILPFFFASNGILTGSFLEAPIVWYNDAENMGIRLFTIPVEDSIYGLLLIFLNIEGFRYFESKAV
- a CDS encoding cryptochrome/photolyase family protein, with the protein product MTHTIFWFRRDLRFTDNTALFEALKSNTNVLPIFIFDDNILNELEPDDARVQFIYKSLERINSELKKHKSSVLCLKGNPLKIWKQLLKDYIIEAVFTNTDYEPYARTRDAEVEGLLHANNITFHKFKDQVIFEPHEILKQDGNPYTVYTPYKNKWLEHFKGVSLKTDLNFKNLHQYEFDFPSLEAIGFKPSSKTVKEFQLEHVGEYAKFRDFPNKDIGSYLGPHLRFGTVSIREIISELKPEHSTFLSELIWREFFMQILFHFPHVVHNNFRSKYDDISWRNNEAEFKLWCEGKTGYPMVDAGMRQLNKTGYMHNRVRMVTAAFLCKHLLIHWTWGEAYFAKHLLDYELASNNGNWQWSAGTGCDAAPYFRIFNPITQLEKFDKNLEYVKTWIPEYGTDTYPEPIVVHKEARLRALDIYKEGIKN